A window of the Pongo abelii isolate AG06213 chromosome 10, NHGRI_mPonAbe1-v2.0_pri, whole genome shotgun sequence genome harbors these coding sequences:
- the C10H12orf71 gene encoding uncharacterized protein C12orf71 homolog, protein MAYSSSNSDIEDDSSKSNSNLSLSVGYFPCEDTPCEDTTSWEDAPSKGPSIHFLPPIQGAWGTERIGRRMKRQDQIQDEPEQFCKLSIFLAWDVDVGSDNTDSIANRLLNGDNLWIDKLPKERTNLSVGKLNNLVQEFQTFLENLKDDDAVLPATAQKDFQLSRGSPPEMVQMISQATASQRTSAPEISSILSEQPEKDDTPSHTQAQCCLNFGWAFSWLRQHILPPLLRRDHPVNATKSPHRSAPTKRLFHRGKRIQPQETLELGHPI, encoded by the exons ATGGCATATTCATCCTCTAACAGCGACATAGAGGACGACAGCTCCAAATCCAATTCCAACCTGAGCCTCTCTGTGGGCTATTTCCCCTGTGAGGACACACCCTGTGAGGACACGACCTCCTGGGAAGACGCACCTTCCAAGGGTCCTTCCATCCACTTTCTCCCTCCCATCCAAGGGGCATGGGGGACTGAAAGGATAGGGAGACGCATGAAGAGACAGGACCAAATTCAGGATGAACCAGAGCAGTTTTGCAAACTAAGCATCTTCCTGGCCTGGGATGTGGACGTTGGCTCCGATAACACAGACTCAATAGCTAATAGGCTTCTAAATGGAGACAACCTGTGGATAGACAAGTTACCAAAAGAGAGAACAAATCTGTCTGTTGGCAAACTGAATAATCTTGTGCAAGAGTTTCAGACATTTCTAGAAAATCTGAAAGATGATGATGCTGTACTTCCTGCAACTGCTCAGAAAGATTTCCAGCTGTCCAGAGGCTCCCCTCCAGAAATGGTTCAG ATGATAAGCCAGGCAACTGCCAGCCAAAGGACAAGCGCTCCAGAGATCTCCTCAATCCTGTCAGAGCAGCCAGAGAAGGATGACACTCCTTCCCACACACAGGCCCAGTGCTGCCTGAACTTTGGGTGGGCCTTCAGCTGGCTGAGGCAGCATATCCTCCCCCCTCTGCTGAGGAGGGATCACCCTGTGAATGCCACCAAGAGTCCCCATCGGTCAGCACCAACGAAAAGACTCTTTCACAGAGGCAAGAGAATTCAACCTCAAGAAACCCTTGAATTAGGACATCCCATATAG